Proteins found in one Pseudomonadota bacterium genomic segment:
- the recA gene encoding recombinase RecA — MSLKEKLKALGAALEKIEKQFGKGAVMRLGDAPNGDQIPSFSSGSIGLDRALGIGGYPRGRLIEIYGPESSGKTTLTLHAIAEVQRAGGIAAFIDAEHALDVAYARKLGVDVDQLLVAQPDHGEQALEIAYTLIQSESVDLVVIDSVAALVPKAELDGEVGDHHVGLQARMMSQAMRMLTGVTHRTASTVIFINQIRQKIGVTFGSPETTTGGNALKFYASVRLDVRRIGSIKKKGEEEAIGNRTRVKVTKNKMAPPFRRAEFDIIFGEGVCRAGELVDLAVAEGLFEKAGAWLSFEGERLGNGRDNAIAHLLEHPERADAVAARLLALPFREQVDAQEEAPAEPAAEAQAEGAAA, encoded by the coding sequence ATGAGCCTGAAGGAGAAGTTGAAGGCGCTCGGCGCCGCCCTCGAGAAGATCGAGAAGCAGTTCGGCAAGGGCGCGGTGATGCGGCTCGGCGACGCGCCCAACGGGGATCAGATCCCGTCGTTCTCGAGCGGGTCGATCGGCCTCGATCGAGCGCTCGGCATCGGCGGCTACCCGCGCGGCCGCCTCATCGAGATCTACGGCCCGGAGTCGTCCGGCAAGACGACGCTCACCCTGCACGCGATAGCCGAGGTGCAGCGCGCGGGCGGCATCGCCGCGTTCATCGACGCGGAGCACGCGCTCGACGTGGCGTACGCCCGCAAGCTCGGCGTCGACGTGGATCAGCTCCTCGTGGCCCAGCCGGACCACGGCGAGCAGGCGCTCGAGATCGCCTACACGCTGATCCAGTCGGAGAGCGTGGATCTCGTCGTCATCGACTCGGTCGCGGCGCTCGTGCCCAAGGCCGAGCTCGACGGCGAGGTCGGCGATCACCACGTCGGGCTACAGGCGCGCATGATGAGCCAGGCGATGCGCATGCTGACGGGCGTGACGCACCGGACCGCCTCGACCGTGATCTTCATCAACCAGATCCGCCAGAAGATCGGGGTGACGTTCGGCAGCCCCGAGACGACGACCGGCGGCAACGCGCTCAAGTTCTACGCGTCGGTCCGGCTCGACGTGCGCCGCATCGGCTCCATCAAGAAGAAGGGGGAGGAGGAGGCGATCGGCAACCGCACGCGGGTCAAGGTCACGAAGAACAAGATGGCGCCGCCGTTCCGCCGGGCCGAGTTCGACATCATCTTCGGCGAGGGCGTGTGCCGCGCGGGCGAGCTCGTCGATCTCGCGGTGGCCGAGGGGCTGTTCGAGAAGGCGGGCGCGTGGCTCTCGTTCGAGGGCGAGCGGCTCGGCAACGGCCGAGACAACGCGATCGCGCACCTCCTCGAGCACCCGGAGCGCGCGGACGCCGTCGCGGCGCGCCTCCTCGCGCTGCCGTTCCGGGAGCAGGTGGACGCGCAGGAGGAGGCGCCCGCCGAGCCGGCCGCCGAGGCGCAGGCCGAGGGCGCGGCGGCATAG
- a CDS encoding YifB family Mg chelatase-like AAA ATPase, translated as MHTRVTCAALAGVGADIVQVEVDLALGLPAFAIVGLPEGAVKESKVRVLAALSNCGYAVPPRKVTVNLAPADLKKSGAAFDLAIALGLLAGAGLVAQDKLDGLMAVGELGLDGRCRHVPGALPFALKARREGIRALLVPSDNAAEAAVVDGMEVLPIADLPAAVAHLTGEKPIPPHPRTVAAPGPRVDDIDLAEVRGQEHAKRALEVAAAGAHNAVMIGPPGSGKTMLARRMVTILPPLSFAEMLEVSAAHSVLGLTSAVRPLVTARPFRAPHHTVSDAGLVGGSNPPRPGEVSLAHNGILFLDELPEFKRHVLEVLREPLEEGAITISRASGQTTFPATFNLIASMNPCPCGYFGSGERECTCAAAAVEKYRGRISGPLLDRIDIHIEVPSVRVRDLTAAPPAESSAAVRERVVAAREIQSRRFVGTPTRVNGRMSLRQIHAACTLDAAGQALIEKAIGRLGLSARAYARILKVSRTIADLEGAPRIEVRHLAEAIGYRSLDRRKA; from the coding sequence ATGCACACTCGGGTCACGTGCGCCGCGCTCGCGGGCGTCGGCGCGGATATCGTGCAGGTCGAGGTCGATCTCGCGCTCGGTCTGCCGGCGTTCGCCATCGTCGGGCTGCCCGAGGGCGCGGTGAAGGAGTCCAAGGTCCGCGTGCTCGCCGCGCTCTCGAACTGCGGGTACGCGGTGCCGCCGCGCAAGGTGACGGTGAACCTCGCTCCCGCGGATCTCAAGAAGTCGGGCGCCGCGTTCGATCTCGCGATCGCGCTCGGGCTGCTCGCCGGCGCCGGGCTCGTCGCGCAGGACAAGCTCGACGGCCTGATGGCCGTGGGCGAGCTCGGCCTCGACGGCCGGTGCCGGCACGTTCCGGGCGCGCTCCCGTTCGCCCTGAAGGCGCGGCGCGAGGGGATCCGCGCGCTGCTCGTCCCCTCGGACAACGCGGCCGAGGCGGCGGTCGTCGACGGGATGGAGGTCCTCCCGATCGCGGATCTGCCGGCCGCGGTAGCGCACCTCACGGGCGAGAAGCCGATCCCGCCCCACCCGCGCACCGTCGCGGCGCCTGGGCCGCGGGTCGACGACATCGATCTCGCGGAGGTCCGCGGGCAGGAGCACGCCAAGCGGGCGCTCGAGGTGGCGGCCGCCGGCGCACACAACGCGGTGATGATAGGGCCCCCGGGCTCGGGCAAGACGATGCTCGCGCGGCGCATGGTCACGATCCTGCCGCCTTTGAGCTTCGCGGAGATGCTCGAGGTGTCGGCCGCCCACTCGGTGCTCGGCCTGACGAGCGCGGTCCGCCCCCTCGTCACGGCGCGGCCGTTCCGCGCGCCCCACCACACGGTGTCGGACGCGGGCCTCGTCGGCGGCTCCAACCCGCCGCGGCCGGGCGAGGTGTCGCTCGCGCACAACGGCATCCTTTTCCTCGACGAGCTGCCCGAGTTCAAGCGGCACGTGCTCGAGGTGCTGCGCGAGCCGCTCGAGGAGGGGGCGATCACGATCTCCCGGGCGAGCGGCCAGACGACCTTTCCGGCGACGTTCAACCTGATCGCGAGCATGAACCCGTGCCCGTGCGGCTACTTCGGCTCCGGCGAGCGGGAGTGCACGTGCGCCGCCGCCGCGGTGGAGAAGTACCGCGGCCGCATCTCGGGCCCGCTGCTCGACAGGATCGACATCCACATCGAGGTGCCGTCGGTGCGCGTCCGCGATCTCACGGCCGCCCCTCCCGCGGAAAGCTCGGCGGCGGTCCGCGAGCGCGTGGTCGCCGCGCGGGAGATCCAGTCGAGGCGCTTCGTGGGCACGCCGACCCGGGTCAACGGCCGCATGTCGCTGCGGCAGATCCACGCGGCGTGCACGCTCGACGCGGCGGGGCAGGCGCTCATAGAGAAGGCGATCGGCCGCCTCGGCCTCTCGGCCCGGGCGTACGCGCGGATCCTCAAGGTCTCACGCACCATCGCGGATCTCGAGGGTGCTCCCCGCATCGAGGTCCGCCACCTCGCCGAGGCGATCGGCTACCGGAGCCTGGACCGCCGCAAGGCGTGA